A stretch of DNA from Myotis daubentonii chromosome 12, mMyoDau2.1, whole genome shotgun sequence:
CTAATATTAACAATTATAAACAGAGCCGTGCAACTAGTATCTGGAACAATCCCTACAGTGTTACAGTGTCGGGCACAGCTTTTCACTCTCTTCACACCACTGGTTCTCTTTGCGCACCTGGGATTCCTCTTCTTCAGTAAAGTCATTTTTTATATGGAAGGTCTTGCGAATCTCTTCGGGGGTTTTCCCCTTGATCATATTGGCAACAGTCTTGCATGTAACATCAAGCAAACCTTTGATGTCTAAATAGTTTGCAGCCAGAATTAGTTCAAAGAGTGTTCCTTGGTCAACTTTGAGGAATTCTTGGTCCCAAACAGGAATATCATCTGTTCGCTTCTCTTTGTTCTCATCATCCTCAGGAGGTGGAGGGTCATCCTTGTGGTGGGTGCACCACGGAATGACCTTTTTTAATGTTGCTGCATTAACATTTGGTAGAGGAACTGGGTCATCATCGCCTTCATCATCCATTCCCAAATATTCTAACATGGTCTTGATAGTCACAGATTGTTTGGCAATTTCAACATCAACTTCAAATATCTCTCCATCAGAACTCTGCAATTTAATTGGAGGCATGGTGCTCGGTCTCAAGGAGAAAGCGTGCCGGAGGCTGACGAGAGCCGGGCAGCGTCAGAAGAACCAAAAGCAAAAGGTGGAAAACAAGGCCAGTTACTTGTTCGGGCGccaattgttggggtccaaccccagcaggtccaggggttcccaaaggtgcggatgcagttggcgaagaaggaatgacacggagacagcgttcagttgatcagcagcccagccaggttctctagcctggatctccagcgaagttctgtgttTGATTGTCttgtaacatctgtatttataccagttgattttagtCCTATCAATTTCTCTTCCAATGGTTAGGcggtttcttatctccattccagggagtaaagattatgtagcttaagcgtgattgtttagttaaagtgattaactacctgcctatttccctccctaacttcaggggaaaatccctatctggggaaacaacctttcttggagaggtgaccttggtgaaAACAGatagcaccaagaaggggagcaaacatattaagaacagtatgccatatacgccaggtcccttgaaacatatgctgtgcagatgtttcttccctgcagcgactgtgtcaagcagcaaaaaTGGACAAGCTTCTGGCaaattctcccttttttattttttaaatgacagtgtaTTTAAGTCCCACAGTATTGCCTTGAAATCTGTTACAGCAAATCTTTTGCAAGAGTGACTTGGCCTTTTGCTCTTTCATACAATTGTAGAATTTGACTTTTCATGTTCATACACTTGAAGAAAGGGGACCATTGTTATTTCTAAAAGACACTGGAGGAAACATTCTTAGAAACACTGCCCAGTGAAATGTATCTCACCCCCTAGATCAAAGGTAACCATTCACATTCTACCGTCCACTGCCTTCAACCTTATTTTCCTTAACCCAATCTCATAAAAAATCAGTTTAATTATGACCTTGAACTTAGACAGCCCAATCAGTAATCACACATAGTTTATCCATTTTTCACCACAAGTACCCTATAAGgcaatgatggtgaaccttttgagctcagcttttcaaaattttgaaaaaccttaactctggtgccatgtcacatatagaaatattcatttttatatatttgcaaccatagtaaaaaaaaaagatttatttttttgatattcattctatgtatttaaatgccatttaacaaagaaaaatcaaccaaaaatatgtataaaatgaaaaaatacagaaaaacaatgtacatttaggaaaaaataataataaaaacaatgataatcaaatggtatgaaaactagaaactagtgacttttttggtgctgaagtttgtctgctaattctttgatTGCAGGTTCATTATTCGTTTGAATAaggaagaagagtgcaactatgaACAAGGAATTTTGTGTGCTTCAAACAGAGtgcctgacacttttagcgaaataaaaaaatctagcaatcgctttgctaa
This window harbors:
- the LOC132212999 gene encoding S-phase kinase-associated protein 1-like, producing the protein MPPIKLQSSDGEIFEVDVEIAKQSVTIKTMLEYLGMDDEGDDDPVPLPNVNAATLKKVIPWCTHHKDDPPPPEDDENKEKRTDDIPVWDQEFLKVDQGTLFELILAANYLDIKGLLDVTCKTVANMIKGKTPEEIRKTFHIKNDFTEEEESQVRKENQWCEESEKLCPTL